The DNA window CTTCGGCAAAAATTGGCAGCGCTTCTTGTCGTTTTTGGATGACGAAAGAATTGCTGAGGCCGAGAAATCCCTCTGTGAAATGTTGGCTGTTGAGAACTTGCATGGCAAATCATTCATCGATATAGGCAGTGGCAGCGGCCTTTTTTCGCTCGCTGCAATCCGGCTCGGAGCAAGCCGGGTATATTCCTTTGATTATGACCCACAGAGTGTGGCTTGCACACGTGAACTCAGGCAGCGCTATTACCCTGACGCCCGAAACTGGGTTGTAGAGCAAGGTAGCGTGCTGGACCAGAGTTACCTGGCCCAGTTGGGGCTTTTTGACGTGGTCTATTCCTGGGGCGTGCTTCACCATACGGGAAATATGTGGCAGGCTCTGGAGAACGTGAGCGCCAGGGTCCGTCCGGGCGGCAGGCTTTTTATTGCCATTTACAACGATGAAGGCCGCCGCTCGAAAGCCTGGAGGTCAGTCAAGCAGCGTTATTCCGCCAGTCTTGCATGGCGAGTGCCAATCATCGCCGGGTTCGGCTCTTACATCCTTATGAAAGGCTTTATTAAGGACGTTTTTCTATTGCGGAAGAACCCAATGCGCCGATTTCGCGAATATAAGAAGTCCAGGGGAATGTC is part of the Terriglobia bacterium genome and encodes:
- a CDS encoding class I SAM-dependent methyltransferase — protein: MLAVENLHGKSFIDIGSGSGLFSLAAIRLGASRVYSFDYDPQSVACTRELRQRYYPDARNWVVEQGSVLDQSYLAQLGLFDVVYSWGVLHHTGNMWQALENVSARVRPGGRLFIAIYNDEGRRSKAWRSVKQRYSASLAWRVPIIAGFGSYILMKGFIKDVFLLRKNPMRRFREYKKSRGMSYFVDILDWLGGYPFEVAKAESICDFFHRRGFELITLKTPIQPKGNNEFVFAKLEKASPE